From a single Pseudobutyrivibrio xylanivorans genomic region:
- a CDS encoding methyl-accepting chemotaxis protein, whose amino-acid sequence MKFKMSVFQSVKTKLILAMVAIAALPLLVATSISYYTSTNEAKELAKEQNEWAAWYLQSSLNTIFAKGESALYSIASSEDTINFLTTSENAENVRYQMQYINSVIGDGNEITLVDTNGQMVLRSDDRALSDVSTRDYFIGAMKGETTASSVMVSSSTGIRSICLAVPVFATGTKNVIGVLYRSYDLAQLRDVLLDAGGESFLIDTLGELAVHSDYEIAVDDEPTMMDQASFYTSESEDGTVEANQNGRALYISYVREPITGYRVCMAIEVNKVLMDARVSAMTTVLIGLVLLLIGAVIAFFIAMSFTKPILAVNACLSNLAEGHFNKIEAYTNRKDEFGHMVKSTNSLIDELSSIVGNIKDSSNTVGESSEELSMMANQIAATAESVAVAVQQIASGAVQQAEEVQSAAENTTMITDAVESVKDSTTEMTSLADRMKNASEASSSSLAILQNTSTDMTIKIEEIATKISSTQNAVSNINERVEGISGIAAQTNLLSLNASIEAARAGEAGKGFAVVAEEIRKLADDSESLAQEIRVLMDELLAEADQAVKAAGYVMDGNIEQQKALGETLDAVHGMLGDIEETVASVTKISGEAETCVSSNTVVANAMSSLSAISEENAASTETTGASVEELSATVSTLAGSASHLKNIAEQLNEDMKFFKIA is encoded by the coding sequence ATGAAATTTAAAATGTCAGTATTTCAAAGTGTAAAGACCAAGCTTATTTTAGCAATGGTCGCAATCGCAGCGTTGCCACTTCTTGTAGCAACATCTATCAGCTATTATACATCAACAAATGAAGCTAAGGAATTAGCTAAGGAACAGAATGAATGGGCAGCTTGGTATTTACAGTCAAGTCTTAATACAATTTTTGCAAAGGGTGAATCTGCTCTTTATTCAATTGCTTCTTCAGAGGACACAATTAATTTCTTAACAACAAGTGAAAATGCTGAAAATGTTAGATACCAAATGCAGTACATCAATTCCGTTATCGGTGATGGAAATGAAATTACTCTCGTTGATACAAATGGTCAGATGGTTCTTCGTAGTGATGACAGAGCTTTATCTGATGTTTCTACTAGAGATTATTTCATCGGTGCTATGAAGGGTGAGACAACTGCTTCATCAGTTATGGTAAGTTCATCAACAGGTATCAGAAGTATTTGTCTTGCAGTTCCTGTTTTTGCTACAGGCACAAAGAATGTTATTGGTGTTTTATATAGAAGCTATGATTTAGCTCAGCTTCGCGATGTTCTTCTCGATGCTGGCGGAGAGTCTTTCCTTATTGATACATTAGGTGAGCTTGCTGTTCACTCTGATTATGAAATTGCAGTTGATGATGAGCCAACAATGATGGATCAGGCTTCCTTCTATACAAGTGAGTCTGAAGATGGAACTGTTGAGGCAAATCAGAATGGTAGAGCACTTTACATTTCATATGTAAGAGAGCCAATCACAGGTTACAGAGTATGTATGGCTATTGAGGTTAATAAGGTTCTTATGGATGCAAGAGTCTCAGCCATGACTACAGTCCTCATTGGCTTAGTATTACTTCTTATTGGTGCAGTAATTGCATTCTTTATTGCAATGAGCTTTACAAAGCCAATCCTTGCTGTTAATGCTTGTCTTTCAAATCTTGCAGAGGGTCACTTTAACAAGATTGAAGCATACACAAATCGTAAGGATGAGTTTGGTCACATGGTGAAGAGTACAAACTCACTTATCGATGAGCTTTCTTCTATTGTAGGAAACATTAAGGATTCTTCAAACACAGTTGGTGAGTCCTCAGAAGAGCTTTCAATGATGGCTAACCAGATTGCAGCTACAGCAGAAAGCGTTGCAGTTGCAGTTCAGCAGATTGCAAGCGGCGCAGTACAGCAGGCTGAGGAGGTTCAGTCAGCTGCTGAGAATACAACAATGATTACTGATGCTGTTGAGAGTGTTAAGGATTCTACAACAGAGATGACATCACTTGCAGACAGAATGAAGAATGCTTCTGAGGCTTCAAGCTCATCACTTGCTATTCTTCAGAATACAAGCACAGATATGACAATTAAGATTGAGGAAATTGCAACAAAGATTTCTTCAACACAGAATGCAGTTTCTAATATTAATGAGCGTGTAGAGGGAATTTCTGGCATCGCTGCTCAGACAAACCTTCTTTCACTTAACGCTTCAATAGAGGCTGCAAGAGCAGGCGAGGCTGGTAAGGGCTTTGCAGTAGTTGCAGAGGAAATCAGAAAGCTTGCTGATGATTCAGAGAGCCTTGCTCAGGAAATCAGAGTATTGATGGATGAGCTTTTAGCAGAGGCTGATCAGGCTGTTAAGGCTGCAGGCTATGTAATGGATGGAAACATCGAGCAGCAGAAGGCTCTTGGTGAGACACTTGATGCTGTTCACGGAATGCTTGGTGATATCGAGGAGACAGTTGCCAGCGTTACAAAGATTTCTGGCGAGGCTGAGACTTGCGTTTCTTCTAATACAGTTGTAGCAAATGCTATGTCATCACTTTCAGCTATTTCTGAGGAGAATGCAGCATCTACAGAGACAACAGGTGCATCTGTTGAGGAGCTTTCAGCTACAGTTTCAACACTTGCTGGTTCTGCATCACACCTTAAGAATATTGCAGAGCAGTTAAACGAGGATATGAAGTTCTTTAAGATAGCTTAA
- the rny gene encoding ribonuclease Y — protein MGVTIISCLVVAAIAVVVTLAISNNYHKSQDAKKIGSAEEKAREIIDEAVKSAEAKKREAMLEAKEDAMKQKNDLDKEIRERRAEIQRSEHRISQKEDNLEKKLEAAEKREAEFARQEQQLNKQREEVAKLNQQRVQELERISGLTSEQAKEQLLKSVEEDVKLDAAKLIKESLTQAKDEAEKKARDIVVSAIQKCSADHVAETTISVVQLPNDEMKGRIIGREGRNIRTLETMTGVELIIDDTPEAVILSAFDPVRREIARIALEKLIVDGRIHPARIEETVEKAKKEVEQQIREEGDAAALEVGVQGIHPELLRLLGKMKFRTSYGQNVLKHSIEVAQLSGLLAAELGLDVRVAKRAGLLHDIGKAVDREQEGTHVQLGADLCRKYKESQTVINAVEAHHGDVEPETLIACIVQAADTISAARPGARREAMETYTNRLKELEEISNGFKGVEKSFAIQAGREIRIMVVPEQVSDADMVIMARDISKQIENQLEYPGQIKVNVIRESRVTDYAK, from the coding sequence GTGGGCGTAACGATTATTAGTTGTCTTGTCGTTGCCGCTATCGCAGTTGTTGTCACTCTTGCCATCTCCAATAATTATCACAAGAGCCAGGATGCTAAGAAGATTGGCTCAGCCGAGGAAAAGGCTCGTGAGATTATCGATGAGGCAGTTAAGAGTGCGGAGGCCAAGAAGAGAGAAGCTATGCTTGAGGCTAAGGAAGATGCCATGAAGCAGAAGAATGATCTCGATAAGGAAATCCGTGAGCGCCGAGCAGAGATTCAGCGCAGCGAGCATAGAATTTCTCAGAAGGAAGATAACCTTGAGAAGAAGCTCGAAGCTGCAGAGAAAAGAGAAGCTGAATTTGCTCGTCAGGAACAGCAGCTTAACAAGCAGCGAGAAGAGGTTGCAAAGCTTAATCAACAGCGTGTACAGGAACTAGAGAGAATCTCAGGACTTACCTCCGAACAAGCAAAAGAACAACTTTTAAAATCTGTAGAAGAAGACGTCAAATTAGACGCAGCAAAGCTTATTAAGGAAAGTCTTACTCAGGCTAAGGACGAAGCTGAGAAGAAGGCACGTGATATTGTTGTCAGTGCTATTCAGAAATGCTCAGCAGACCACGTAGCAGAGACTACTATCTCAGTAGTACAGCTTCCTAACGATGAGATGAAGGGACGTATCATTGGTCGTGAGGGTAGAAATATCCGCACACTTGAGACAATGACAGGTGTAGAGCTTATCATTGATGATACTCCAGAGGCAGTTATCCTTTCTGCCTTCGATCCAGTGAGACGTGAAATTGCACGTATCGCTTTGGAGAAGCTTATCGTTGATGGTCGAATTCATCCAGCCAGAATTGAAGAGACAGTTGAAAAGGCTAAGAAGGAAGTTGAACAGCAAATCCGTGAGGAAGGCGATGCAGCTGCACTTGAGGTTGGTGTTCAGGGAATTCATCCAGAGCTTCTTAGATTACTTGGAAAGATGAAATTCAGAACTAGCTACGGTCAGAATGTTCTTAAGCATTCTATCGAAGTGGCTCAGTTATCAGGACTCCTTGCTGCAGAGCTTGGACTTGATGTTAGAGTTGCTAAGCGTGCGGGTTTACTCCATGATATTGGAAAGGCAGTTGATAGGGAGCAGGAGGGTACTCATGTACAGCTCGGCGCAGATCTTTGTCGTAAATACAAGGAGTCTCAGACAGTTATAAATGCTGTTGAAGCTCATCATGGCGATGTAGAGCCAGAAACACTTATAGCTTGTATTGTACAGGCTGCTGATACAATCAGCGCAGCTAGACCAGGTGCTCGTAGAGAGGCCATGGAAACTTATACAAACAGATTAAAAGAACTTGAAGAAATTTCAAACGGATTTAAGGGTGTAGAAAAATCTTTTGCTATTCAAGCAGGTAGAGAGATTCGTATTATGGTAGTTCCTGAGCAAGTTTCAGATGCCGATATGGTCATCATGGCTCGTGATATTTCTAAGCAGATTGAGAATCAGCTTGAGTATCCAGGACAGATTAAGGTAAATGTAATTCGTGAGTCACGAGTTACTGACTACGCAAAGTAA
- a CDS encoding regulatory protein RecX: MEVKSLVKLTKGRAKICLDNGADFVLYKKEYEAYGIEEGAYLPEEKYQEICQEILIPRCKKRGLNLLEKQDRTEKNLRDKLSEGGYPEAVIDIAIDYINSFGYIDDARMAASHIRFYQDTRSRQRLKQDLLSKGVSSEVIERVLDEEYTADEQELIKSLLIKKGYDSEDATYEQRAKMYRFLMSRGFSSDSINRVLN; encoded by the coding sequence ATGGAAGTTAAATCTCTTGTTAAATTAACCAAGGGAAGAGCAAAAATCTGTCTCGATAATGGGGCAGATTTTGTTCTATATAAGAAGGAATACGAAGCCTATGGTATAGAAGAAGGGGCGTATTTGCCTGAAGAGAAATATCAGGAAATATGTCAGGAAATACTGATTCCGCGCTGTAAGAAGCGGGGATTAAATCTTTTGGAAAAGCAGGACCGCACGGAGAAGAACCTTCGTGATAAGCTTTCGGAGGGAGGCTATCCGGAGGCTGTTATCGACATAGCTATTGATTATATCAATTCCTTTGGCTATATAGATGATGCCCGCATGGCAGCCAGTCACATTCGCTTTTATCAGGACACCCGAAGCCGTCAGAGATTGAAGCAGGATTTACTTTCTAAGGGTGTTTCCTCAGAGGTTATAGAGAGAGTTTTGGATGAGGAATACACAGCAGATGAACAGGAGTTAATTAAATCCTTATTAATCAAAAAGGGCTATGATTCTGAGGATGCCACTTATGAGCAGAGGGCGAAGATGTACAGGTTTCTAATGTCCAGAGGGTTTTCGTCTGACTCAATTAATCGTGTCTTAAACTGA
- a CDS encoding peptide chain release factor 3 — translation MAFTVEEEIKRRRTFAIISHPDAGKTTLTEKFLLYGGQINLAGSVKGKATARHAVSDWMEIEKERGISVTSSVLQFEYDGYCINILDTPGHQDFSEDTYRTLMAADSAVMVIDASKGVEAQTRKLFKVCVMRHIPIFTFINKMDRDANDTFELLDDIENELGIATVPVNWPIGSGKEFKGVYDRNERTVRMFSDTQKGTKQGEERIISIDDPALKDEIGQDKYDQLMEELELLDGAGAEFDQELVTAGELSPVFFGSALTNFGVETFLEHFLKMTYSPLPRKSDVGEISPFSEDFSAFVFKIQANMNKAHRDRVAFLRICSGTFDASKDYLHVQGNRKAKLSAPQQMMADERKIVDKAYAGDIIGVFDPGLYSIGDTFTSAKKPFKFEGIPTFAPEHFARVRQIDTMKRKQFMKGITQIAQEGAIQIFQEYNTGMEEIIVGVVGVLQFDVLKYRLNNEYNVEIGLENLPYEHIRWIEGDYDINKISGTSDMKKIKDLKDRPLLLFVNSWSVGMVQDRNEGLVLSEFGTN, via the coding sequence ATGGCTTTTACAGTTGAAGAAGAAATCAAGCGTCGTCGTACATTTGCAATTATTTCCCATCCTGATGCAGGTAAGACCACACTTACAGAAAAATTTCTATTATATGGAGGCCAGATTAATTTAGCTGGTTCTGTTAAGGGAAAGGCAACAGCACGTCATGCAGTTTCTGACTGGATGGAAATCGAGAAGGAGAGAGGTATTTCTGTTACTTCCTCAGTCCTTCAGTTTGAGTATGATGGCTACTGCATTAATATCCTTGATACTCCTGGACATCAGGACTTCTCTGAGGATACATATCGTACACTTATGGCTGCAGATTCAGCTGTAATGGTTATCGATGCATCAAAGGGTGTTGAGGCCCAGACACGTAAGCTTTTTAAGGTCTGCGTTATGCGTCATATCCCTATTTTTACATTCATTAACAAGATGGATAGAGATGCAAACGATACCTTCGAGCTTTTGGATGATATTGAAAATGAGCTTGGAATCGCTACTGTTCCTGTAAACTGGCCAATCGGCTCAGGTAAGGAATTCAAGGGAGTTTACGATAGAAATGAGCGCACAGTCCGCATGTTCTCTGATACTCAGAAGGGTACAAAGCAGGGTGAGGAGCGCATTATTTCAATTGACGATCCAGCTTTAAAGGATGAGATTGGTCAGGATAAGTACGACCAGCTTATGGAGGAACTTGAGCTCCTTGATGGTGCAGGTGCTGAGTTTGATCAGGAATTAGTTACAGCTGGAGAGCTTTCACCAGTATTCTTTGGTTCAGCTCTCACAAACTTTGGTGTTGAGACTTTCCTTGAGCACTTCCTTAAGATGACCTATAGCCCACTTCCTCGTAAGAGTGATGTTGGTGAGATTAGCCCATTCTCAGAGGATTTTTCTGCTTTCGTATTCAAGATTCAGGCAAACATGAATAAGGCACACCGTGACCGTGTTGCTTTCCTTCGTATTTGTTCTGGTACATTCGATGCCAGCAAGGATTATCTTCACGTTCAGGGCAATCGCAAGGCAAAGCTTTCTGCTCCACAGCAGATGATGGCAGATGAGAGAAAGATTGTAGACAAGGCATATGCCGGTGATATTATCGGTGTGTTCGATCCAGGTCTTTATAGTATTGGTGATACATTTACTTCTGCAAAAAAGCCATTTAAGTTCGAGGGTATTCCTACTTTCGCACCTGAGCACTTTGCACGTGTTCGCCAGATTGATACCATGAAGCGTAAGCAATTTATGAAGGGTATCACACAGATTGCACAGGAAGGTGCTATCCAGATTTTCCAGGAGTACAATACTGGAATGGAGGAAATCATTGTAGGTGTTGTTGGTGTTCTTCAGTTCGACGTTTTGAAGTATCGTCTTAACAACGAGTACAATGTAGAAATTGGTCTTGAGAATCTTCCATATGAGCATATCAGATGGATTGAGGGAGATTATGATATTAATAAGATCTCTGGTACATCTGACATGAAGAAGATTAAAGACCTTAAGGACAGACCACTTCTCTTGTTTGTTAACTCATGGTCAGTTGGCATGGTTCAGGATAGAAATGAAGGTCTTGTTCTTTCAGAGTTCGGAACAAATTAA
- a CDS encoding NUDIX hydrolase: protein MQEIKRIDRKLIHKGSILDIYEDTMLLPNGNIEKWDFVSHRMGAACVLAVKPDGKILMVRQYRNALERETLEVPAGKRDSIDEDTAICAARELEEETGYRAGKLEKLLALKSTVAFCDEMIDVYLATELEKVGEQQLDEAEDIGIEAFELAELMEMCYSGKLQDAKTVAAIMAYAARQ from the coding sequence ATGCAAGAAATTAAAAGAATAGATCGAAAACTAATCCACAAAGGCTCAATACTTGATATTTACGAAGACACTATGCTTCTTCCTAATGGCAATATAGAGAAGTGGGATTTTGTCAGTCATAGAATGGGAGCTGCCTGTGTACTTGCTGTAAAGCCAGATGGTAAAATTCTTATGGTTAGACAGTATCGTAATGCTTTAGAGCGTGAAACTTTGGAGGTGCCGGCTGGGAAACGTGATTCTATAGATGAAGATACAGCAATCTGCGCTGCAAGGGAGCTTGAAGAGGAAACTGGATATAGAGCAGGTAAATTGGAGAAGCTTTTGGCATTAAAATCTACCGTTGCATTCTGTGATGAGATGATTGATGTTTACCTGGCAACAGAACTTGAAAAGGTTGGAGAACAACAGCTGGATGAGGCTGAAGATATTGGAATAGAGGCATTTGAGCTAGCTGAGCTCATGGAAATGTGTTATTCAGGAAAGCTACAGGATGCAAAAACTGTGGCGGCTATCATGGCATATGCTGCAAGGCAATAA
- a CDS encoding MATE family efflux transporter encodes MKETAIGSLLTATVASLIDVIILSYFLGPNMLAVVEVCMPIYMLVNTIGMLIASGATTLYGLYHSLEWQYV; translated from the coding sequence ATGAAAGAAACTGCCATTGGTTCACTTTTGACTGCAACTGTGGCATCTCTAATAGATGTAATAATCCTAAGTTACTTTTTAGGACCGAATATGCTTGCAGTTGTTGAAGTCTGCATGCCTATATATATGCTGGTCAATACAATTGGAATGCTAATTGCCTCAGGTGCCACAACGCTTTACGGGCTGTATCACAGCTTGGAATGGCAGTATGTTTGA
- the rpsU gene encoding 30S ribosomal protein S21, which yields MSYVTVKENESLDSALRRFKRNCAKAGIQQEIRKREHYEKPSVKRKKKSEAARKRKY from the coding sequence ATGTCATATGTTACAGTTAAAGAAAACGAGTCATTAGACAGCGCTCTTCGTAGATTCAAGAGAAACTGTGCTAAGGCTGGTATCCAGCAGGAGATTCGTAAGCGTGAGCACTATGAGAAGCCTTCAGTAAAGCGTAAGAAGAAGTCTGAGGCTGCTAGAAAGCGTAAATACTAA
- the recA gene encoding recombinase RecA — translation MANEDKLKALDAAISQIEKQYGKGSVMKLGEGANVQVETVPTGSISLDIALGQGGFPKGRIIEIYGPESSGKTTLALHAVAEVQKTGGIAGFIDAEHALDPKYAKAIGVNIDELYISQPDNGEQALEITETMVRSGAMDIIVVDSVAALVPKAEIDGDMGDSHVGLHARLMSQAMRKLTGIVAKTNCVVIFINQLREKVGVMFGNPETTTGGRALKFYASVRIDVRRIEALKANGEVIGNRTRAKIVKNKVAPPFREAEFDIMFGEGISREGDILDVATNLDIVQKSGAWYAYLGEKIGQGRENAKQYLKSNPEVCEEIAGAIRDHYAETDESEVGLVGGEKDDVEVID, via the coding sequence ATGGCAAATGAAGATAAGTTAAAAGCATTAGATGCTGCGATTTCGCAGATTGAGAAGCAATATGGTAAGGGTTCTGTTATGAAGCTTGGCGAGGGTGCTAATGTTCAGGTGGAGACAGTTCCTACAGGCTCTATCAGCCTTGATATAGCTCTTGGACAGGGCGGATTCCCTAAGGGCCGTATCATCGAGATTTATGGACCAGAATCTTCTGGTAAGACTACACTTGCACTTCATGCAGTAGCAGAGGTTCAGAAGACAGGCGGTATTGCAGGTTTCATCGATGCAGAGCATGCTCTCGATCCTAAGTATGCAAAGGCAATCGGTGTTAATATTGACGAATTATACATTTCTCAGCCAGACAATGGTGAGCAGGCTCTTGAAATTACAGAGACTATGGTTCGATCAGGCGCTATGGATATTATCGTAGTTGACTCTGTTGCAGCCCTTGTTCCTAAGGCTGAAATCGATGGAGATATGGGTGACAGTCACGTTGGTCTTCACGCACGTCTTATGTCACAGGCCATGAGAAAGCTCACAGGTATTGTTGCCAAGACAAACTGTGTTGTTATCTTTATTAACCAGCTTCGTGAGAAGGTTGGTGTTATGTTTGGAAATCCAGAGACAACTACTGGTGGTCGTGCACTTAAGTTCTATGCATCAGTTCGTATTGATGTTCGTCGTATTGAGGCTCTCAAGGCTAATGGCGAGGTAATTGGAAACAGAACTCGTGCAAAGATTGTAAAGAACAAGGTAGCACCTCCATTCAGAGAGGCAGAGTTCGATATCATGTTTGGCGAGGGTATCTCTCGTGAGGGCGATATTCTTGATGTTGCTACAAATCTTGACATTGTTCAGAAGTCTGGTGCATGGTATGCATACCTTGGCGAGAAGATTGGTCAGGGCCGCGAGAATGCAAAGCAGTATCTCAAGTCTAATCCAGAGGTTTGCGAGGAAATCGCAGGCGCTATCCGTGACCACTATGCAGAGACTGATGAGAGTGAAGTCGGCTTAGTTGGCGGAGAGAAGGACGACGTAGAGGTTATCGATTAA